The following nucleotide sequence is from Bacillota bacterium.
GTGGGGCAAAGCGGGTCTAAAAACAGATTAAAAAGGAACGAGATCTGTCTTTGCAGACAGATCTCGTTCCTTTTTTTTATCCAACTGCTCCACTGAACTCTAGGAGAACCACATTTTCAGTGGCCTCAAGAAATACCCAAGGTTTTAATCCTGTTTTATCCTGTAATCCTGTCTAAGGTTTAAAGATTTAAAAGGTTTTTTGACAGGATTGCAGGATTAGAGGATAGATAAGTTAGGTGGGCTTTCATTAGTGTCTTTACTGATTAAGGAGTGATCGTGTCTACAATTTGTGGGGATATACATTGTTAGAAGAGGATGAAGAGGGAAACAGTGAATCTCTGACCTATGAACTCGTACAGCCCGAAGAACCACCTGATGACAATAATGCACAAAAGACGGCTGACAGAGCACAAGAACAATTACCCCAAAGCGCTACAAATCAAATTATCTGGCAAAGTCCGTGGAAAGCAGAAAAAAAGGTTCCGCCTCCCTGGGGAGTAGATCTGCAATTAAAATGTGAGGCGGAGAAAATTACCACCACGAAAAATGAGAATATTAATCACACGGAGAACGAAAAAACACCTAAAGAAGAGCAAAAATCCCGTCGGCAAAACCATGAAATAAAACGTAAATCCGGCAGCAATGATATAAACAGCCGCCCGGCGGCGCCGGAAAGTTCACCGGGAACTTTAAGAGAGCCGCCGAACATGCTTTTCCGTGGAGAACTGCTGCTCAACAATGGGTATAACAAATGGTATGACGGTAATCCGGTTGACTGGAAAACAAGTAATGTCACTCAGACGAACGATGCCCTTACCGGGACCCGGGCCGTTAGCTTGGGACTTAATCCGGAGCAAGAAGCATATGTTTATCAGGACATTATAGTTCTGCCGGGCCATTGCTATGAGCTGAAGTGCAACTTCAGTTTACCAGGAGAGAATTCCGCTCCCCCCGAAATAAGGCTGTTATGGCTGGATGACAAAAGGCTCACTATGGGCGACGGTTTGGTGGTACAGTTAACACCTCATGCCAAGACACATTACCAACACATAACCTGCATATCAGATAAATCGCCCGGGAATGCGGTTTATGCAAGGTTATTGATAAAAAAACCGGGAATCGGGATTTTCCGTTTGGATACGGTTTCCCTCATTTATCTTTAATTTGACCCCTTATTGGGTAGCAATCCCGCCTTGCAAAACATATTCTGGATTAAAGCTAAAAAAGGAGGGTGGCGGATGTCCGATAATTCCAATTTCTTTGCCAATCCCCTGGCAGCCATGGTCCTACTAATGATGGCGCATACCCCTGACCCCGTGGAGAGGCTAAACTCTCTTACCGGCACCGTTAACAGTATGAGAGAGGCCGTTAAGCAAGTCAATAGTGGTTTGACTGCATTCAATACCGAAGTCATGCCCATGTTTGCAACGCCGGAAGATAAAACGAAGAACAACACTAGGAAAAGAAGATAAAAACCGGCTGACGCCGGTTTTTATCTTCTTTTTGATGCCTTTCAGATACCTGCTCTCAGGCAGTCCACCAAGTCAACCAGCGTTTTACTGATAGAACGTTTGATCACCAACACCGCTTTTTTATCCCAGGTAGTTGAACGCTGACTTATAATGGCTACTTTATGTACTAATGACGGTAGAGATGCCGCGGGCTGAACCTTTAGCTTACTACCCGCCACTAATAACAGGTCAGCCCCGTTTATTTCTGAACGGGCATTAAAAAAGTCCGGGCTCATTAAATCTTCAAAAAGCACCACCCCCGGCCGTATAATTCCCTGGCAATCCTTACATAAAGGAGGATTACCACCTTGTTCCACCTGGCTGACAATCTCCGGCAGGGAATACTGGTGGTTACACCTTATGCAGTATCCAGTGCGCAGGTGGCCGTGTATTTCCCAAACATTTTTAGATCCCGCAGCCTTATGCAACCCATCAATATTCTGTGTGATTACACCCTTTAAAAAGCCCATTTTTTCCATCTGTGACAGAGCCAAGTGCCCTAGGTTGGGCCGGGCATCAACAAAACTGTACCACAGGTTTAGAAATTTTTGATAAAATTGCGCAGGGTTTCTGTGCAAATCAGTAAGACTCAATGATTTCTCCGGATCAATTTTTGCCAAAAAGCCCGGCCCCAAGCTGCGAAAATCAGGTATGCCGCTTTCGGTACTTATACTTACCCCGGTTAAAGCATAAACCCGCTCGGAGTTTCTAACAAGGTCTGCCAGCTTTTCAACCATGTCCTCATAGGGCATAGATGTCTCTCCTTTAAGAGGATTGATAGGTAACCTTATTATATAATTATGGCAACCGCCTTACACTCGAATTCAGATATTTTAAACTCATGTAATTAAATTCGGGGCCCTAACCTTCTTTCCTGCCGGATTACAAGAAAAGCGCTAAAGTAGAACAAATATAAAATAACATTACCAAAAAGAACAAAATGGAAACAATATAATACAATTTAAGAAAAAGGTTGCCAGCTAACGATAAAGTAATTACAATTTTAGTAATCGGTAGAATTTTTAAATAATTATAAAAAAAGTGCCGGGGGGTGACAGCATGGTAGATTGGTCTTCTGCAATTGTTGTAGCAATCACAGGGATTATATCTGTATTTGCCGTATTATGTCTTTTGAGCGTAACGGTAATCGTTACAGGCAAATTATTTGAAAGAAAGAGCAAACAAAGAAAATCGAAACAAGAAAGCGCCGGCGCTAGGGGCTAATTTTTTAGCCATTATCGTGTATACAATATTCTTAATGCGGTATGCAAGCATTCTTCTCGTGTTACCGTAGGCGCGGGCAACATTGTTAAACGAACTTGGCGGATTAACACTCAGAACTATATCTGAAAGGGAGGCGCACTCTCGTGGAAGAACAAATTGCAAAAAACCTTGCCGGCATGGGACTGTTCCATCTAACTGCGGGTAATTTGATTATGTGGGCCGTGGCCTTTGTTTTGTTTTACCTGGCCATTAAAAAACAGATAGAACCTTTGTTATTAATACCTATTGGCTTTGGAGTATTTATAGCAAATTTTCCTTTGACTGGTTTATTAGGAGAACATGGTCTGTTTGAGATGTTTTATAAATACGGTATTTCCAATGAACTTATACCACCACTCATTTTTTTGGGTCTGGGCGCAATGACGGATTTCGGCCCGGTACTGGCCAACCCTAAAACATTTTTATTGGGCGCGGCGGCACAGCTGGGTGTTTACGGGGCCTTTTTTGGCGCACTGCTGCTGGGATTCACATTACCTGAAGCCGGGGCCATCGGTATCATCGGCGGCGCAGACGGCCCTACTTCCATATTCCTTTCCAATGCTCTGGCGCCTCACCTGCTGGGCGCGGTGGCGGTGGCGGCATATTCCTACATGGCCCTTGTCCCCATTATCATTCCACCGGTGGCCAAGGCTCTCACCACCAAACAGGAACGAAGCATCGTGATGACTCAACTGAGAATGGTCAGTAAAGGAGAAAAGATAGTCTTCCCCCTATTGGCATGTATCATAATTATATCGTTAGTGCCTAAGTCCGCGCCCCTTATCTCCATGTTTATGCTGGGCAACCTGTTTATGGAATGCGGCGTAGTTGAGCGCCTCACGGACGTCAGCCGCAACGCTTTGATGAACATCGTTACCATTCTTTTGGGTCTGGGCGTAGGGTCAAGAATGACTGCAACTACATTTCTCCGGCTGGATACAATCGGTGTTTTCACGATAGGAATTGTTGCTTTCATCATTGCTTGTGCCGGGGGAGTGCTAATGGCCAAATTGATGAATGTTTTCAGTAAACAAAAAATAAATCCTCTGATCGGTGCAGCCGGTGTTTCCGCTGTTCCCATGGCAGCAAGGGTAGTACACATGATGGGAGCCAAGGAAAACCCGCAAAACTACCTGCTGATGCATGCCATGGGGCCCAATGTGGCCGGCGTAATTGGTACCGCCGTATGTGCCGGTGCGCTTATTTCAGCACTTACTTAACTGGTTAAATCACAATCTCTAAAAAAGCCGCAGGCTAAAGCCACTAATTTTTTTAAAAGGCATCGACGGGGGTGATTAATTTAAGATACATCCTACAGATTATTTAAAGTAAAAAACTAAAAGTAGTGATAAAAGACAGGAGGTTTTTTAAATGGAAGTTTCTACACCCATGCCAGGCACTGTTTTGTCGATTGATGTAAGCGAAGGACAAAAGGTAAAAGCGAATGACGAAGTTGCCACCATTGAAGCTATGAAGATGGAGGTAAAGATATATGCGCCTAAAGAAGGAGTTATTAAAGAAATAAAAGTGGGTGCTGGTGATAATCTCAATGTTAACGACGTGGTTATGAATATAGAGTAATAATATTCCATTGGACTGGCCAACACAAGAAAAGCGCGCTAAATCAGTTCCCTTAGCGCGCTTTTCAGTATTTTTTTTCCAGTGTACTAAAACCTAGCGGCATCTGCCGGTAGGTTTTAAACAGTCTAACAACAAAATTGGGCTACAGCCGACTGCAATAAATTTTTATGGTTTTAGTTGCTCTCGAATAGAATTAATCTTGCCCGAAATGTCCTGCGCCCCCACTATTTCAGTGACCATAGCCATGCAGGTGGCACCCCTGTCTTTCACCTCTTTTAGATTATGCTCTTTGATGCCCCCAATGGCCACAAAAGGAATATCAGTATTCTTAGCAACGTATTCCAGGTATTCCAAACCCACCGGGTCACATACATCTTTTTTGGTCTTGGTGGCGAATATAGGACCTACACCTATATAATCGGCACCGCGCTTAACGGCATCGCGTGCCTGCTCCGGTGAGTGCGTGGACAGTCCTATCATCATTTTATCACCCACCAGCCTGCGCACTTCTTCCACCGGCAGGTCATCCTGGCCTACGTGTAC
It contains:
- a CDS encoding NAD-dependent deacetylase, which encodes MPYEDMVEKLADLVRNSERVYALTGVSISTESGIPDFRSLGPGFLAKIDPEKSLSLTDLHRNPAQFYQKFLNLWYSFVDARPNLGHLALSQMEKMGFLKGVITQNIDGLHKAAGSKNVWEIHGHLRTGYCIRCNHQYSLPEIVSQVEQGGNPPLCKDCQGIIRPGVVLFEDLMSPDFFNARSEINGADLLLVAGSKLKVQPAASLPSLVHKVAIISQRSTTWDKKAVLVIKRSISKTLVDLVDCLRAGI
- a CDS encoding sodium ion-translocating decarboxylase subunit beta; amino-acid sequence: MGLFHLTAGNLIMWAVAFVLFYLAIKKQIEPLLLIPIGFGVFIANFPLTGLLGEHGLFEMFYKYGISNELIPPLIFLGLGAMTDFGPVLANPKTFLLGAAAQLGVYGAFFGALLLGFTLPEAGAIGIIGGADGPTSIFLSNALAPHLLGAVAVAAYSYMALVPIIIPPVAKALTTKQERSIVMTQLRMVSKGEKIVFPLLACIIIISLVPKSAPLISMFMLGNLFMECGVVERLTDVSRNALMNIVTILLGLGVGSRMTATTFLRLDTIGVFTIGIVAFIIACAGGVLMAKLMNVFSKQKINPLIGAAGVSAVPMAARVVHMMGAKENPQNYLLMHAMGPNVAGVIGTAVCAGALISALT
- a CDS encoding acetyl-CoA carboxylase biotin carboxyl carrier protein subunit; the encoded protein is MEVSTPMPGTVLSIDVSEGQKVKANDEVATIEAMKMEVKIYAPKEGVIKEIKVGAGDNLNVNDVVMNIE
- the thiE gene encoding thiamine phosphate synthase, with amino-acid sequence MLLNTDIYAITAEEYSLGRSNIEVVNELVKAGIKIIQYREKEKKKLYQFEECKVIREITRAAGVTFIVNDNVDLALLVGADGVHVGQDDLPVEEVRRLVGDKMMIGLSTHSPEQARDAVKRGADYIGVGPIFATKTKKDVCDPVGLEYLEYVAKNTDIPFVAIGGIKEHNLKEVKDRGATCMAMVTEIVGAQDISGKINSIREQLKP